A region of the Leptospira noumeaensis genome:
CACCTAAGTGGTCTGCGTCCACCATCACTTCTACTTCTGTGAGGGGTCCGACCAAGTATGTGTTTGAAGGAAACAATTCCTTTACGCCCGCAAGTATTGCTACTTTCAAAAGCGTTAAAGTGGTCTGTAAATCTCCTTTCGGCTTCTCATACGAGAGGACACGAAACTTTAGACCTACAACTTCCTCACCGTAGAACCCGTGCAAGCAGGCTTCCAAAAAGGACGTTTCTATCGAATTTTTTACTTCTTCCGGAAGACTTACCTCGAAGGCAATTTGCTTCGAAAAGTCGGCAGTATCTTCCAGGACTGCGATGAGCGCGCCGCTTGATTTTTGGTCTTCAAAGGCACGATGCTCTAGGGCAACCTTATGAGACATTTTTTTAAGATGCTCTAATTTGGCAATGTTTATCGAACTGAAACTGAGTTTTTTTTCAGTCCTTTCCATAACCCGACGAACCCCAATTTCTAAATGCAGCTCCCCTCGCCCAAGAAGTACCATTTGTCCGGTATCTTCCTTGTTTTGGAGTGTATACCCTGGATCTTCCCAAACTAGTTCCTCCAAACGACATAACCAAAATTCTTTTTCCGAAGACTCTTCCGGTTCGATCACCACGGAAAAGGGACTCTGGGAACGTTCCGACGAGGAACTATCTTCTTCTGAAAAAGAATCTCTCGTTTGGCTCACTTGGTAGCCGGGTAAAAGGACTAAGCCTGGGTGATTTTTCAGGAGAACCAATTTTCCCTTTTCCAATGTCGTTATGGTTTCTTCCGACTCTGGATCTAAGAAGTGAAAGGGATTTTCTTCCGGAAGATCATTCTCGGTGGAACGCCCGAGTTCTTTGCCGCTGTCTCCAGTAACAAGCCTACTCCAAAGGGAGTGGATTTCTTCCAAAAGGATCTCACGGGTTGGATAAATGACGGCATACCGACCAAACTCTGGGTTTGTCCTTCTAGAAAGCACAAGGAGGGGGATCGTTTGGGAAGATGTGTTTTCTATTGCCTTTGGTTCCGTCCAGAGTACCAAATCCAAAAGCTCCCGAACCCCCTCACCCGTTTTCGCAGAACCCCCATACACGGGATAAAGTTTTCCGGCCTTCGGGCCTGTGTGTAACCCAATCATCGAAAAATCAGTTTGGCCAGAAGGATCATTCCAGGAGGAAATCATCAGATCATCACTCCATGAGATTAATTCCTCTTTTACTGTTTTTGGAAACGCGGAAGGGTGATGGAAATAAAATTCCAATTTGCCAGATTCATTTTTTTGAAAGAGAGCCACGGGAGCTCCACCTAAAATTTCCTCTAAAGAAACAAGAGTGTCCAAATACTCATCTCCAAACCTGTCCAGTTTGTTGATAAAAAACACCATAGGAACAGAGGCCTTTGTTAGTTCTTCGATGACAAGACGGGCTTGTGATTGCACCACTGTCCCTGCTTCTAAAACAACAATGGCTGTTTCCATAGCGGGCAAAAGATCAGTGACTTGGTTACGAAAGTCGATATGGCCCGGTGTGTCTACGAGTTGGATTTGGAATTCACCGAAAGTAGTTTTCCATGGAAGGGAGTGAAAGGTAGTTCGAATGGAAATCCCGCGATCAATTTCTTCCTGTAAAGAATCCGATTCTGTATTTCCATCTTCGATGGAGCCCACAGCAGAAATTTTTCCTGCTTCGAATAAGATTCGTTCGGTGAGGGTTGTTTTTCCCGAATCAATATGTGCAAAAATTCCAATCGTACGGTATTTCATAATGCTGATTCGTTAAAATAAAAAAGCCAGGTATGAACCTGGCTTATCAATGATTGGAATCGAATGGATAAGACTACCAGCGGTAGTGGGAGAAAGCCTTGTTGGCGTCTGCCATCTTTCTGATGTCTTCTTTTTTCTTGATCGCAGATCCTGTGCCTTTTTGAGCTTCCATGAATTCCGCTGCCAATTTGTTTTTCATTGATTTTTCGTTTCTTCCACGGCTATATTTAATGAGCCATCGGATTCCAAGTGCCAATCGTCTTTCTGGACGAACTTCGATAGGAACTTGGTAAGTCACACCACCCACACGACGAGATTTTACTTCCACTTGTGGTTTCGCGTTTTCCAAGGCTTCTTGAAAAACAGCAAACGGATCCTGACCAGTTTTTTTAGCAATTACTTCTAACGCATCGTAGAACACGGATTCAGCGACACTTTTTTTACCATCTACCATTAGGCAGTTGATAAACTTAGAAATCACTTTGTCATTGTATTTAGGATCGCCTTCGATGTGGCGTGGCTCAACTTTTCCTCTTCTTCTAGACATATAACTTTCTCCGATTACGCTTTAGGACGCTTAGCGCCGTATTTAGAACGTCCTTTACGACGTTTGTCTACACCGAGTGTATCCAGTGTTCCACGAATGATATGATAACGAACCCCTGGTAAATCTTTTACCCTTCCCCCACGGATAAGAACCACGTTGTGTTCTTGGAGGTTATGGCCTTCACCAGGAATGTAAGCCGTGACTTCGATTCCCGTAGTGAGGCGAACCCTTGCTACTTTACGAAGAGCTGAGTTCGGTTTTTTAGGAGTGAAAGTCATTACCCTTGTGCAAACTCCACGTCTTTGTGGGCATGCTTTTAGGGCAGGAGATTTAGTTCTTTTCTTTTGGTCTTCTCTTCCAATACGGATGAGCTGGTTAATTGTAGGCATTCGATTCCTTCTTCTACTTCTCTGTCTTTAAAAAAATAATGACGTTTTCGTCCAAAATTCCAGATAGGGACATTTTGTAAACGAAAACATGGTTTTGTCCCTAGAAACTTGCAAAAAGTCTCTAAGGACAAAGTTTTGATTTAATCGTCGTCGTCCTCATCATCGGAGTCGTCCGCTTCTTCTTCCAACTCATCTTCATCCTCGTCCTCTTCGGCAACAAGTCTGGAAAGTGTGGCAGTAGAAACAGGAGCCGCTTCAGAAAGTTCCGAAACTTCTTCTTCCTCTTCTTCGGTTTCAAGATCCCAATCCAAATCTCCTGGAAGGTCTTTGAAAACTTCAATGTCACGGTATTTTTTCATACCAGTTCCCGCAGGAATCATATGACCAATGATTACGTTTTCTTTCAGACCCATTAGGTTGTCTGTTTTTCCTTTGATGGCCGCATCTGTTAAAACCTTAGTGGTTTCTTGGAAGGATGCTGCTGAGAAATAAGACTCTGTGTTGAGGGATGCTTTTGTTAATCCCAATAGAACTGGAGTTCCTTGTGCAGGGGATCCCCCTTCTTTTTCCACTCGGTCGTTTTCTTCATCAAAGAGGAATTTATCCACTTGTTGTTGGTTCACAAACGATGTGTCCCCACTGTCAGTGATGATCACTTTACGAAGCATGGAACGAACCACAACTTCGATGTGTTTATCGTTGATATGAACCCCTTGCAGACGGTAAACTTCCTGAACCTCAGATACCAAATACTCATGAAGGGCATTTGGTCCTTTGATCGCAAGGATATCATGCGGGTCAAAGTTTCCTTCATCCAACTGGTCTCCTCGTTTCACAAAGTCACCTTGGCGCACACGGATTTGTTTTCCGACTGGGATGGCTACTTTTACCTTTTCTTGTTCTGCAGTTTCTGGGATGATATAGAGAATTCGTTTTTCTTTTACGATTTCCCCTTTGTCTTCGATCTTTCCGTCAATTTCTGCAAGTGTGCAGGCATCTTTCGGACGACGAGCTTCGAAAAGTTCATCTACCCTTGGAAGTCCACCCGTGATATCTCGCGTTTTTTCCGCTACCGATGGAATTTTAAAGATGATATCCCCTTCTCTTACTTTGTCTCCATTTTGGAATTGGAGGAGTGCATCCACTGGGACTGAGTATTCATCCGATCCAACAAGAACTTTTGGAACAAGACGGTCTTTCTTTTGTTCTACAACTTTCAGAATGATATTGGAAGTTTTTGGATCCACGTCACGACGAACGTTTTTACCAATTTCTAAATCTTCCCATTGGATGGTTCCTGCGGTTTCTGAAACAGCCACTTCGTTAAAAGGGTCAAACTCAGCGAGTGCCTTGTTTTCTTCTACGATTTGACCTTCTTCCGCACGAAGGATGGTTCCGATTTTTACTGGAATCACGAAGTCATCGCCCAAGATTCGAAGAGTCGTTCCTACAAGAGAAACAGTTCCCGCTTGGTCTGAAGTGATTCGTTGTTCTGTAGATTCGCCAACTTGGGTCGCAAATACTTCCCCTTTTTCTAATCTTTGACCTTCAACCACACGCACACTGGAAAGTGAATCTGTATTGAATTCTTGGATCAGCCTGTTGACGATGATGGTTCCGCGACGAGCAAATACTTTAGCAGAGTTTGCGTTCGTCACAAGACGACCATTGATTGATTTTACGATAGAGCGATAAGGAACTTTATGTTCTTTTTCTGAAATGGTAGCAGATGCCGCACCACCCACGTGGAAGGTTCTCATCGTAAGCTGTGTTCCCGGTTGTCCGATGGACTGAGCTGCAATGGTTCCCACTGCTTCTCCAATCTCAGCAGGGACAAGGCGAGCCATGTCCATACCGTAACATTTTGTACAAATTCCGTGGCGAGATCTACAAGTAAGAGGTGATCTTACTTTGATTTTATCATAACCAAGGTTTTCAATTTGTTGTCCAAGAGCTCTTGTGATGAGAGTGTCTTTCGGGAAAACTACTTTTTCTGTCACAGGATCCACTAAATCTTCAGCCGTATAGCGACCGAACACTCTGTCCGCGAGGGAAACAATTACGTTCTCCCCTTCTTTTACGATTCCAAGAGTGATGTTTAGTTTCGTTCCGCAATCATCTTCCGATACGATCACATCCTGAGAGATATCCACTAAACGACGAGTGAGGTAACCGGCATCGGCAGTTTTTAACGCCGTATCCGCAAGACCCTTTCTCGCACCGTGAGTCGAGATAAAAAATTCTAATACCCCGAGACCTTCACGGAAGTTGGAACGAATCGCAAGTTCGATGATTTCCCCAGACGGTTTCGCCATAAGGCCCCGCATCCCTGCGAGCTGACGGATCTGTTGTTTGGATCCACGAGCACCAGACGCTGCCATGACGTATACCGGGTTAAATCCCGCTTGGTCTTTTTCCAATTCCTTAAACATCCCGTCTGTAATCCGGTCATTGGTTTTCGTCCAAATTTCGATTACCTTTTTACGACGTTCTTCGTTCGTGATGATACCTTTACGATACTCCATATCCGCTTTTTCAACTTCTTTGTTGGCATCATTCACAAGTCCCTCTTTTTGAGGAGAAACTCGGATGTCATCAATCGAGATCGTAGGAGCAAATACAGTCGCGTAACGGTAACCTAGTCGTTTGATTTCATCAAGCATCACAACAGTGATCCCTGGTCCAAACTTCTCGTATACGTCAGCAATGATTTTGTTTGTTTCTTTATCACCGAGGGTTCTGTTGATATAAACATACCCTTTTGGCATCACTTGGTTGAAGATAAGTCGGCCAGGTGTGGTTTCGATGATTTTCCCTTCGTGTAAAACGGAGATTTTCGAGCGAATTTCAACTGTTTTTGTTTCAATCGCATACATCACTTCTTCGAGACCTGTGAAGAATTTACCTTCTCCTTTCGCGTCTTTTACTTCAGAAGTTAGGTAGTAAATTCCAAGAACGATATCTTGAGTTGGTCCACAAATCGGTTGTCCATTGGCAGGATTCAAAATGTTATGCGGTGATAACATAAGCATCCAAGTTTCGAGCTGTGCTTTTGGAGCCAGCGGAACGTGGATTGCCATTTGATCCCCGTCGAAGTCGGCGTTAAACGCGTGACAAACGAGTGGATGAAGTTTGATTGCCTTTCCTTCTACAAGGACTGGTAAAAATGCTTGGATTCCAAGTCTGTGAAGAGTTGGAGCACGGTTGAGAAGAACTGGGTGTTCTTTGACTACTGTTTCCAATACAT
Encoded here:
- a CDS encoding elongation factor G-like protein, with product MKYRTIGIFAHIDSGKTTLTERILFEAGKISAVGSIEDGNTESDSLQEEIDRGISIRTTFHSLPWKTTFGEFQIQLVDTPGHIDFRNQVTDLLPAMETAIVVLEAGTVVQSQARLVIEELTKASVPMVFFINKLDRFGDEYLDTLVSLEEILGGAPVALFQKNESGKLEFYFHHPSAFPKTVKEELISWSDDLMISSWNDPSGQTDFSMIGLHTGPKAGKLYPVYGGSAKTGEGVRELLDLVLWTEPKAIENTSSQTIPLLVLSRRTNPEFGRYAVIYPTREILLEEIHSLWSRLVTGDSGKELGRSTENDLPEENPFHFLDPESEETITTLEKGKLVLLKNHPGLVLLPGYQVSQTRDSFSEEDSSSSERSQSPFSVVIEPEESSEKEFWLCRLEELVWEDPGYTLQNKEDTGQMVLLGRGELHLEIGVRRVMERTEKKLSFSSINIAKLEHLKKMSHKVALEHRAFEDQKSSGALIAVLEDTADFSKQIAFEVSLPEEVKNSIETSFLEACLHGFYGEEVVGLKFRVLSYEKPKGDLQTTLTLLKVAILAGVKELFPSNTYLVGPLTEVEVMVDADHLGVVLSDLSRRNAKVVSILEAVAGKSHLKANAPAQNLLGFSGALRNMTKGIGISWERTAFTYEFHAVLKE
- the rpsG gene encoding 30S ribosomal protein S7, giving the protein MSRRRGKVEPRHIEGDPKYNDKVISKFINCLMVDGKKSVAESVFYDALEVIAKKTGQDPFAVFQEALENAKPQVEVKSRRVGGVTYQVPIEVRPERRLALGIRWLIKYSRGRNEKSMKNKLAAEFMEAQKGTGSAIKKKEDIRKMADANKAFSHYRW
- the rpsL gene encoding 30S ribosomal protein S12, with the translated sequence MPTINQLIRIGREDQKKRTKSPALKACPQRRGVCTRVMTFTPKKPNSALRKVARVRLTTGIEVTAYIPGEGHNLQEHNVVLIRGGRVKDLPGVRYHIIRGTLDTLGVDKRRKGRSKYGAKRPKA
- the rpoC gene encoding DNA-directed RNA polymerase subunit beta', whose protein sequence is MRNYNSFESITIRLASPERIKEWSFGEVKKPETINYRTLKPERDGLFCEKIFGTTKDWECYCGKFKSIRYKGVVCDKCGVEVTHSKVRRERMGHIELAAPVSHIWYYRSVPSRMGLLLDMTINQLKSVLYFEKYVIIDPADSGRNRGELIDEDEYHNYLDEYGDKFIAGIGGDAIKELLARIDVDAEARVIRQKIQDKNKISDKRIFKRLEVLEAFRDSGNRPEWMVLDVVPVIPPELRPMVQLEGGRFATSDLNDLYRRVINRNNRLKRLLALKAPEIIVRNEKRMLQEAVDALFDNSRRKRTVKGKGNRPLKSISDMLKGKQGRFRQNLLGKRVDYSGRSVIVVGPELKYHQMGLPKKMALELFKPFIMKRLVDLELAPNIKSAKKKIEAEDKEVFDVLETVVKEHPVLLNRAPTLHRLGIQAFLPVLVEGKAIKLHPLVCHAFNADFDGDQMAIHVPLAPKAQLETWMLMLSPHNILNPANGQPICGPTQDIVLGIYYLTSEVKDAKGEGKFFTGLEEVMYAIETKTVEIRSKISVLHEGKIIETTPGRLIFNQVMPKGYVYINRTLGDKETNKIIADVYEKFGPGITVVMLDEIKRLGYRYATVFAPTISIDDIRVSPQKEGLVNDANKEVEKADMEYRKGIITNEERRKKVIEIWTKTNDRITDGMFKELEKDQAGFNPVYVMAASGARGSKQQIRQLAGMRGLMAKPSGEIIELAIRSNFREGLGVLEFFISTHGARKGLADTALKTADAGYLTRRLVDISQDVIVSEDDCGTKLNITLGIVKEGENVIVSLADRVFGRYTAEDLVDPVTEKVVFPKDTLITRALGQQIENLGYDKIKVRSPLTCRSRHGICTKCYGMDMARLVPAEIGEAVGTIAAQSIGQPGTQLTMRTFHVGGAASATISEKEHKVPYRSIVKSINGRLVTNANSAKVFARRGTIIVNRLIQEFNTDSLSSVRVVEGQRLEKGEVFATQVGESTEQRITSDQAGTVSLVGTTLRILGDDFVIPVKIGTILRAEEGQIVEENKALAEFDPFNEVAVSETAGTIQWEDLEIGKNVRRDVDPKTSNIILKVVEQKKDRLVPKVLVGSDEYSVPVDALLQFQNGDKVREGDIIFKIPSVAEKTRDITGGLPRVDELFEARRPKDACTLAEIDGKIEDKGEIVKEKRILYIIPETAEQEKVKVAIPVGKQIRVRQGDFVKRGDQLDEGNFDPHDILAIKGPNALHEYLVSEVQEVYRLQGVHINDKHIEVVVRSMLRKVIITDSGDTSFVNQQQVDKFLFDEENDRVEKEGGSPAQGTPVLLGLTKASLNTESYFSAASFQETTKVLTDAAIKGKTDNLMGLKENVIIGHMIPAGTGMKKYRDIEVFKDLPGDLDWDLETEEEEEEVSELSEAAPVSTATLSRLVAEEDEDEDELEEEADDSDDEDDDD